One genomic region from Candidatus Sericytochromatia bacterium encodes:
- a CDS encoding acyl-CoA carboxylase subunit beta has translation MTAPTVSPTTDELHSRIQAIQSGGAPKYHESAKAAGKLFARDRIALLVDEGSFQEDGLFANCNAKDLPADGVVTGIGMIDGRPVAIMANDSTVKAGSWGQRTVEKIIRIQETAQKLRIPLFYLVDSAGARITDQVEMFPGRRGAGRIFFNQVRLSGVIPQVCVLFGPSAAGGAYIPAFCDVVIMVEANASMYLGSPRMAEMVIGEKVSLEEMGGARMHCTTSGCGDFLAKTEEEAIETAKRYISYFPSNCTEPAPMVEGKAIVAGGKPIEEVVPPNQNTPFDMMNVITQLVDEGSFLPVKKLFAQEMLTGLGRIDGRVVGILANQPKVKGGVLFVDSADKAARFMWLCDAFNIPLLFLSDVPGFMIGSKVEKEGIIRHGAKMISAMSDATVPKICVVVRKAYGAGLYAMSGPAFEPECTIALPTASIAVMGPEAAINAVYANKIAELEGEAKQAFIEEKRREYQADIDIYRLASELVIDDIVPGNALREELIRRFARAESKEVETPLRKHGVYPV, from the coding sequence ATGACCGCCCCCACTGTGTCCCCCACGACGGACGAACTGCACAGCCGCATCCAGGCCATTCAATCGGGCGGTGCGCCCAAGTACCACGAGAGCGCCAAGGCCGCCGGGAAGCTGTTCGCCCGCGATCGCATTGCCTTGCTGGTCGATGAAGGTTCCTTCCAGGAAGACGGTCTCTTCGCCAACTGCAACGCCAAGGATCTGCCTGCGGATGGCGTGGTGACCGGCATCGGAATGATTGACGGTCGCCCCGTTGCGATCATGGCCAACGATTCCACCGTCAAGGCGGGTTCCTGGGGGCAGCGGACGGTCGAAAAAATCATCCGCATCCAGGAAACCGCGCAGAAACTGCGCATCCCGCTTTTTTACCTGGTCGACTCGGCCGGCGCGCGCATCACCGACCAGGTGGAGATGTTCCCGGGCCGCCGCGGAGCGGGGCGTATCTTCTTCAATCAGGTTCGCCTGTCCGGCGTGATCCCGCAGGTCTGCGTGCTTTTCGGGCCATCGGCTGCCGGAGGCGCCTACATTCCGGCCTTTTGCGACGTCGTGATCATGGTAGAAGCCAATGCCAGCATGTACCTGGGCTCGCCTCGTATGGCGGAGATGGTGATCGGCGAAAAGGTCTCGCTGGAAGAGATGGGCGGCGCGCGCATGCACTGCACCACCAGCGGTTGTGGTGACTTCCTGGCGAAGACCGAGGAAGAGGCCATTGAAACGGCCAAACGCTACATTTCCTATTTCCCCTCGAACTGCACGGAACCTGCGCCCATGGTCGAAGGCAAGGCCATCGTGGCCGGTGGCAAGCCGATCGAAGAGGTGGTGCCCCCCAACCAGAACACCCCCTTCGACATGATGAACGTCATCACCCAGCTGGTGGACGAGGGCAGCTTCCTGCCGGTCAAGAAGTTGTTCGCCCAGGAAATGCTGACCGGGCTCGGCCGGATTGACGGACGCGTGGTGGGCATCCTGGCCAATCAACCCAAGGTCAAGGGCGGCGTGCTGTTTGTCGACTCGGCGGATAAGGCCGCGCGCTTCATGTGGCTGTGTGACGCGTTCAACATTCCTTTGCTGTTCCTCTCCGACGTGCCGGGCTTCATGATTGGCTCGAAGGTGGAAAAGGAAGGCATCATCCGCCACGGCGCCAAGATGATTTCCGCGATGTCGGACGCCACCGTCCCGAAGATCTGTGTGGTGGTGCGAAAGGCGTACGGGGCTGGCCTTTACGCGATGAGCGGCCCCGCTTTCGAGCCTGAATGTACGATCGCCCTGCCCACTGCCTCGATCGCGGTGATGGGGCCGGAAGCGGCCATCAACGCGGTCTATGCCAACAAAATTGCGGAGCTCGAGGGAGAGGCCAAACAAGCCTTCATTGAAGAGAAACGGCGCGAATATCAAGCGGATATCGACATTTACCGCCTCGCCTCCGAACTCGTGATCGACGACATCGTGCCAGGTAACGCCCTGCGGGAGGAACTGATTCGCCGCTTTGCGCGCGCCGAATCGAAGGAGGTCGAGACGCCCCTGCGCAAGCATGGCGTCTACCCGGTCTGA
- a CDS encoding enoyl-CoA hydratase → MTSPVDSVMVSREGAIATLTLHRPERMNALDRATLRGLREAVDAIWGDRDVRAVIVTGAGDKAFCAGADLKERAGMSPDEVRRFLKHIRELMNEIEHLPKPVIAAVNGLALGGGTELALACDIRIAAEQALMGLTETTLAIIPGAGGTQRLPRLVGKGRAKELIFTGRRVAAPEALSLGLVERVVPADRLLEEARALATQIIEQTGPVAIAQAKFAINRGLEVDLETGLALEAKAYEVTIPTWDRQEALRAFSEKRKPEFRGE, encoded by the coding sequence ATGACATCCCCGGTCGACAGCGTGATGGTATCGCGCGAGGGTGCTATTGCCACTCTGACGCTTCATCGCCCCGAACGGATGAATGCCCTCGACCGGGCCACCCTGCGAGGGCTTCGCGAGGCCGTCGACGCGATCTGGGGAGACCGCGACGTGCGCGCCGTGATCGTGACAGGCGCCGGCGACAAGGCCTTTTGCGCCGGGGCAGACCTGAAAGAACGCGCCGGAATGTCGCCGGATGAGGTCAGGCGCTTTCTCAAGCATATCCGGGAACTGATGAACGAAATCGAACATCTTCCCAAGCCAGTCATCGCGGCGGTCAATGGCTTGGCCCTCGGCGGTGGAACGGAACTCGCGCTGGCTTGCGACATCCGGATCGCCGCGGAACAAGCCTTGATGGGGCTGACCGAGACCACCTTGGCCATCATTCCGGGGGCGGGCGGGACGCAACGCCTTCCTCGCCTGGTGGGCAAGGGGCGCGCCAAGGAGCTAATCTTCACCGGACGCCGGGTGGCGGCGCCTGAGGCGCTGTCGCTGGGCCTGGTGGAACGGGTGGTACCGGCGGACCGTCTGCTGGAGGAGGCCCGCGCGCTCGCCACGCAGATCATCGAACAGACGGGGCCCGTGGCGATCGCCCAGGCCAAGTTCGCGATCAACCGCGGCCTGGAGGTCGACCTGGAGACGGGCCTGGCACTGGAAGCGAAGGCCTATGAGGTGACCATCCCGACCTGGGATCGCCAGGAAGCCTTGCGGGCTTTCAGCGAGAAGCGCAAACCCGAATTTCGCGGCGAGTGA
- a CDS encoding sigma-70 family RNA polymerase sigma factor: MNKVYAGASPKEKEKLVNEYLPLVHKIARGLARRSTDPVDDLIQVGSIGLLEAINRYETGHNTEFKTYAVHFITGHIRHYLRDRQTLVRGPRALQELSYRLRQVTQELGHRLGREATNQELADTLNVSTDLIDQARVYDRRVTVMWLDQETGDGEEDEQRSLLNTLADPTTSNAHQNERDERLVLTEAMKHLPDHQRELLQMRYFDDLTQAELSRRLGISQMEVCRRLKKAEKGLRLIVSNAPAR, from the coding sequence ATGAACAAGGTGTACGCCGGCGCGAGTCCGAAGGAGAAGGAAAAACTCGTCAACGAGTATCTGCCTCTCGTCCACAAGATCGCGCGGGGCCTTGCTCGTCGTAGCACCGACCCGGTGGATGACCTGATTCAGGTGGGTTCGATCGGGTTGCTCGAAGCGATCAATCGCTATGAGACCGGTCACAACACGGAATTCAAGACCTACGCGGTCCATTTCATCACGGGCCACATCCGGCACTATCTGCGGGACAGGCAGACCCTGGTGCGGGGCCCGCGCGCCCTCCAGGAACTCTCCTACCGCTTGCGGCAAGTCACCCAGGAACTGGGTCACCGCTTGGGACGCGAAGCGACGAACCAGGAACTGGCCGACACGCTCAACGTTTCGACGGACCTGATTGACCAGGCCCGCGTGTACGACCGCCGCGTCACCGTGATGTGGCTCGACCAGGAGACCGGCGACGGCGAGGAAGACGAACAACGCTCGTTGCTCAACACCCTGGCTGATCCGACCACCAGCAACGCGCATCAAAACGAGCGAGATGAACGCTTGGTGCTGACGGAAGCCATGAAGCACCTGCCCGACCACCAGCGCGAGTTGCTTCAGATGCGTTACTTCGACGACCTGACCCAAGCGGAACTCAGCCGTCGTCTGGGCATCAGCCAGATGGAAGTCTGTCGGCGGCTGAAGAAGGCCGAAAAAGGACTGCGGCTGATCGTCTCCAACGCGCCGGCGCGCTGA
- a CDS encoding acyltransferase, with the protein MAIHRGARFTTRGRLSIGAGSNIDSDAHLDARGGLVIGANVATGPAVMFLTADHAPQSPDFAGRLRPIRIGDRAWLGARATILPGVNVGEGAIVAAGAVVARDVPPHTIVAGVPARVIGQRPGPFDYDLSNGQRPFE; encoded by the coding sequence GTGGCCATCCACCGCGGCGCCCGTTTCACCACCCGCGGCCGCCTGTCGATCGGGGCAGGCAGCAACATCGACAGCGACGCTCATCTGGATGCGCGAGGGGGGCTCGTGATCGGCGCCAACGTGGCGACGGGGCCGGCCGTGATGTTCCTGACCGCCGACCACGCCCCTCAGTCGCCCGATTTCGCAGGCCGGCTGAGGCCCATCCGCATCGGCGATCGCGCCTGGCTGGGCGCGCGCGCGACCATCCTACCCGGCGTGAACGTCGGCGAGGGGGCGATCGTGGCGGCGGGAGCGGTGGTCGCGCGAGACGTGCCTCCGCACACCATCGTGGCGGGCGTGCCCGCGCGCGTGATTGGCCAGCGCCCAGGGCCGTTCGATTATGACCTCTCGAACGGCCAGCGTCCCTTCGAGTGA
- the lspA gene encoding signal peptidase II codes for MVDSSKQGPKLASMFVYATVALVLDQLLKAWVVTHMTLHYPSIPLIPGYFALTYTQNFGSAWSMFWGQTLLLIGIAGSVALGIVFYAIQLRERTWLQMAGLGFLLGGALGNLYDRARLGYVIDMFDLQRHGQNIFPIFNVADMCIDVGVGLMLLCTYLVSKQDALNEALGKGEG; via the coding sequence GTGGTCGATTCCAGCAAGCAAGGCCCCAAGCTAGCCAGCATGTTCGTCTACGCGACGGTGGCGTTGGTCCTGGACCAGTTGCTCAAGGCTTGGGTCGTGACCCACATGACCTTGCATTACCCCTCGATTCCACTGATTCCCGGCTACTTTGCCCTGACCTACACGCAAAACTTCGGGTCCGCCTGGAGCATGTTCTGGGGGCAGACCTTGCTGCTGATTGGCATCGCAGGCTCGGTGGCCCTCGGGATCGTGTTCTATGCCATTCAGCTGAGGGAACGTACCTGGCTGCAGATGGCTGGTCTTGGTTTCCTGCTCGGAGGCGCCCTGGGCAACCTCTACGACCGGGCTCGACTCGGATACGTCATCGACATGTTCGACCTGCAGCGGCACGGGCAGAATATCTTCCCCATCTTCAATGTGGCAGACATGTGCATCGACGTCGGCGTCGGTTTGATGCTGCTATGCACCTACCTGGTGAGCAAGCAGGACGCCCTGAACGAGGCGCTGGGTAAGGGAGAGGGATAA
- a CDS encoding histone deacetylase, which produces MFITIQSDPLCVQHETGEHPESPERWAQVDRALRALAAEVPGRLQFETPEPASDAVLELVHPASHLARLASFCAAGGGRIDEDTVATPLSEVVARRSAGAAIAAVQAALRGPERRHVALCRPPGHHALPEATMGFCFYNNAALAARWAQRHGGLQRVAILDWDLHHGNGTEAIFWEDPTVLYMSTHQDPNWPGTGASSDVGEGPGRGFTANLPLPIGTGDDGYRKAFAAVFRPLMAHFRPELLIVSAGYDAHWRDPLGRMGLTVSGFAELTREVLQWADGSAAGRCVFLMEGGYDLMALRESMGASVAVLLEAPVHDRLGASPYPEPALAVELAIRRTQEALRPYWPGLFSGEASQ; this is translated from the coding sequence ATGTTCATCACCATTCAATCCGATCCGCTTTGCGTCCAGCACGAGACCGGGGAACATCCTGAGTCGCCCGAACGCTGGGCCCAGGTGGATAGGGCCCTGCGTGCCCTGGCGGCGGAGGTCCCTGGCCGGCTCCAATTTGAAACGCCCGAGCCGGCCAGCGATGCCGTGCTCGAACTGGTGCACCCGGCATCCCATCTGGCCCGCCTGGCTTCATTCTGCGCCGCGGGCGGCGGGCGCATCGATGAAGACACCGTGGCGACGCCGCTCAGTGAGGTGGTGGCGCGGCGCTCGGCTGGGGCTGCCATCGCGGCTGTGCAAGCTGCGCTGCGTGGCCCCGAGCGTCGTCACGTGGCCCTCTGTCGGCCACCCGGCCACCACGCGTTGCCGGAGGCCACCATGGGCTTCTGCTTCTATAACAATGCGGCGCTGGCCGCCCGCTGGGCGCAACGACACGGGGGGCTGCAGCGGGTCGCCATTCTCGATTGGGACCTGCACCACGGCAATGGCACGGAGGCCATCTTCTGGGAGGACCCGACTGTCCTGTACATGTCGACCCACCAAGACCCCAACTGGCCAGGCACCGGGGCGTCCAGCGATGTGGGGGAAGGGCCGGGCCGCGGCTTCACCGCCAACCTGCCGCTGCCGATCGGCACGGGGGATGACGGCTACCGGAAGGCCTTCGCGGCGGTGTTCCGCCCCTTGATGGCGCATTTTCGACCGGAGTTGCTGATCGTCTCGGCTGGTTACGACGCGCATTGGCGGGATCCGCTCGGGCGCATGGGGCTGACGGTTTCGGGGTTCGCCGAACTCACCCGGGAAGTGTTGCAGTGGGCCGATGGTTCGGCGGCTGGGCGCTGTGTCTTCCTGATGGAGGGGGGCTATGACCTGATGGCTCTGCGCGAGTCCATGGGGGCTTCGGTGGCCGTCTTGCTGGAGGCGCCCGTCCACGATCGACTGGGAGCGAGTCCTTATCCGGAACCCGCTCTGGCGGTGGAGCTGGCCATCAGGCGCACCCAGGAAGCGCTTCGGCCCTACTGGCCAGGCCTTTTCTCAGGCGAAGCATCTCAGTAG